From the genome of Colwellia psychrerythraea 34H, one region includes:
- the djlA gene encoding co-chaperone DjlA encodes MHIWGKILGFLFGFMLSKNLFGALLGLWLGHMFDRGRGFNFNGLAGGKEDEIARQAAFFYTTFSVMGHVAKAKGKVTSHEIMFASAYMDKLGLSSELREQAQDAFREGKSTGFPLKDRLVKFKRLMGNRHDLLLMFLEIQVQVAFSDGELDDAERSVLHTIAKLLGYSAGELDKLLEMIIAGANFHQQQGGRGYHQQGSGNIPASGQQLDNAFKVLGIDKNSEMRVIKKAYKKLMSQHHPDKLMAKGLPPEMMESAKEKTQEIQAAYDLIEKQNK; translated from the coding sequence ATGCATATTTGGGGTAAGATTTTAGGTTTTTTGTTTGGTTTTATGCTCAGTAAAAACCTGTTTGGGGCTTTATTAGGTCTTTGGCTAGGTCATATGTTTGATCGTGGCCGAGGTTTTAATTTCAATGGGTTAGCCGGCGGTAAAGAAGATGAGATAGCTCGACAAGCTGCTTTTTTCTATACCACTTTTTCTGTGATGGGACATGTTGCCAAAGCTAAAGGGAAAGTGACTAGTCATGAAATTATGTTCGCTAGTGCTTATATGGACAAACTGGGACTAAGTAGTGAATTACGTGAACAAGCACAAGATGCTTTTCGCGAAGGAAAGTCAACAGGTTTTCCGCTCAAAGATCGCCTTGTTAAATTTAAACGTTTGATGGGCAATAGACATGATTTGTTGCTAATGTTTTTAGAAATACAAGTTCAAGTTGCCTTTAGTGATGGCGAATTAGATGACGCAGAGCGTTCTGTTTTGCACACCATAGCAAAACTGTTAGGTTATTCAGCTGGTGAACTTGATAAATTATTAGAAATGATTATTGCTGGCGCTAATTTCCATCAACAACAAGGCGGCCGAGGTTATCATCAGCAGGGATCAGGAAATATACCCGCTAGCGGTCAGCAATTAGATAATGCTTTTAAAGTTCTGGGGATTGATAAAAACTCAGAAATGCGAGTAATCAAAAAGGCTTATAAAAAATTAATGTCTCAACATCACCCAGATAAATTAATGGCTAAGGGTTTACCACCAGAAATGATGGAAAGTGCTAAAGAAAAAACACAAGAAATTCAAGCCGCATACGACTTGATTGAGAAACAGAATAAATAG
- a CDS encoding LPS-assembly protein LptD: protein MFFSRTLSFTLVALLVVCLSQKAHANVEQKSQSPETRLMQCPLPEFDDIAIGIPEVVDSTIRISSSQASIQQDQIALFNGSVILVDKGQKIIADQLSFNRLKMQIEAIGNIHYQGKQINIFADKLSASKIDKSTEMTAASYQLDGNPGHGKAGKLSINSDGMMSLVDSTFTTCLQEVPDWQIKASEINLSAKGDFGEAYHAQFRVLDVPVFYVPYFSFPISKERLTGFLYPELSTSSSLGIEFTAPFYWNIAENYDATITPRYMSERGTQLQTEFRYLMDQQSGKIDLEYLNKDKKIKTNDDPRYLARFQHIGTFSEDFRAYIDYTTISDDNYLVDIGSKQYNSNDAYLYQIGELAYFGEQWQATLQLQDFEVLGDHQSSYKTLPHLELSAQQPLNFLSGQFELYSEMTNFQPSEKDQVSANRYHVEAGFTFPITRPSWFLNSEVKLMHTYYQQDNISAGSSLEETVDRTLPKVRIHAGVNFDRQLLAFGQSYRHTLEPQLQYLYVPDEDQSNIGLYDTTILQDDFHGIFRDTRYSGLDRIAAANQFTWGITSRLLDEENLEIIRVSLGRIQYLGENNTDLANDALLTDNGGIDNKQSSVAADLFYRINHQWQVSGDIQYNTLEDFTNKGQVNLDYQINKYNLIQLNHRYTRNVSGDSLEQASLLTSIAINENWAFVGRLTQDLQQDRSLESYAGFQYESCCWAVRIAYQRHINSNLDAASFVSEGREQFDTGISIKLIIKGLDGKQSAIGTQEMFDKSIFGYKRPYYLQN from the coding sequence ATGTTTTTTTCCCGTACATTAAGTTTTACCCTAGTTGCACTGTTAGTAGTTTGCCTTTCACAGAAGGCTCACGCTAACGTCGAACAAAAAAGTCAATCCCCTGAAACTAGATTGATGCAGTGCCCATTACCTGAATTTGATGATATTGCCATTGGTATACCTGAAGTTGTTGATAGCACTATCCGTATATCCTCTTCACAAGCAAGTATACAACAAGACCAAATCGCACTATTCAACGGCTCTGTTATTCTGGTAGATAAGGGTCAGAAAATAATTGCCGACCAACTTTCCTTTAATCGCTTAAAAATGCAAATAGAAGCCATTGGGAATATTCATTACCAAGGCAAACAAATCAATATTTTTGCCGATAAGCTAAGTGCAAGTAAAATTGATAAGTCAACAGAGATGACCGCTGCTTCATACCAACTTGATGGCAATCCAGGCCATGGTAAAGCAGGGAAATTGTCAATCAACAGTGATGGCATGATGAGTTTAGTCGACTCAACTTTTACCACCTGTTTACAAGAAGTGCCTGATTGGCAAATAAAGGCTTCTGAGATTAACCTCTCTGCAAAGGGAGATTTTGGTGAAGCTTATCATGCCCAATTTAGAGTACTCGATGTACCTGTTTTTTATGTGCCCTACTTTTCTTTTCCAATATCTAAAGAACGCTTAACTGGCTTTTTGTATCCTGAACTAAGTACGTCTAGCAGCTTAGGCATAGAGTTTACTGCCCCTTTTTATTGGAATATTGCCGAGAATTATGATGCCACGATTACTCCGCGCTATATGTCTGAACGCGGCACGCAATTGCAAACTGAATTTCGTTATTTAATGGACCAACAATCGGGTAAAATTGATCTTGAATATTTAAATAAAGATAAAAAAATTAAAACCAATGACGATCCTCGATATTTAGCGCGATTTCAACATATAGGCACTTTTTCTGAAGATTTCCGCGCTTATATTGATTACACCACCATTAGTGATGATAACTATTTAGTTGATATTGGCAGTAAACAGTATAATTCAAACGATGCTTATCTTTATCAAATTGGAGAATTAGCTTACTTTGGCGAACAGTGGCAAGCGACATTGCAATTACAAGATTTTGAAGTACTCGGTGATCATCAGTCGAGCTATAAAACATTACCTCACCTTGAACTATCAGCCCAGCAACCGTTAAATTTTTTATCTGGCCAATTTGAACTTTATTCTGAAATGACTAATTTTCAACCCTCAGAGAAAGATCAAGTATCGGCAAATCGCTACCATGTTGAAGCGGGGTTTACTTTCCCAATTACTAGACCTTCTTGGTTTTTAAACTCTGAAGTAAAGTTAATGCATACTTATTATCAACAAGACAATATTTCGGCAGGCAGCTCATTAGAAGAAACAGTAGACAGAACCCTACCTAAGGTACGTATCCATGCAGGTGTTAATTTTGATAGACAACTTCTCGCTTTTGGACAAAGCTATCGCCATACCTTAGAGCCACAATTACAATACCTTTATGTGCCAGATGAAGATCAATCTAATATTGGCTTATATGACACCACCATTTTACAAGATGATTTCCACGGGATTTTTCGTGATACCCGTTACAGTGGTTTAGATAGAATCGCGGCAGCTAATCAGTTTACTTGGGGTATTACCAGTCGATTACTTGATGAAGAGAACTTGGAAATAATTCGTGTTAGTCTTGGTCGTATTCAATATCTTGGTGAAAATAATACCGACCTTGCCAATGATGCCTTGTTAACTGATAATGGCGGCATTGACAATAAACAGTCATCTGTTGCAGCAGATTTATTCTACCGAATAAATCATCAGTGGCAGGTCAGTGGAGATATTCAATATAACACCCTAGAGGACTTTACTAATAAAGGGCAAGTTAATCTTGATTATCAAATTAATAAATATAATCTAATTCAATTGAACCATCGCTATACTCGTAATGTCTCAGGAGATAGCTTAGAACAAGCTTCCCTCTTAACAAGTATTGCTATTAACGAAAACTGGGCGTTTGTCGGTCGTTTAACACAAGACTTACAGCAAGATAGAAGTTTAGAATCATATGCTGGCTTTCAATATGAAAGTTGTTGTTGGGCGGTGCGTATAGCCTACCAGCGCCATATTAACTCTAACTTAGATGCCGCCAGCTTTGTTAGTGAGGGTCGTGAACAGTTTGATACAGGCATTAGTATCAAACTAATCATTAAAGGCTTAGACGGCAAACAATCAGCCATCGGTACGCAAGAGATGTTTGATAAGAGCATATTTGGTTATAAACGCCCTTATTACTTACAGAATTAG
- a CDS encoding pseudouridine synthase: MSANPDFIYLPPMSPYLDIIYQDDDIVVLNKASGILSVPGRLPEHQDCLQNRVQRVLPTATIVHRLDMATSGIMIMALNKPAHVAISRQFEQRKTQKSYLARVWGLVELNEGSVDLPLISDWPNRPKQKVDHENGKKSLTHYRVLSHNDSIDEQANTLLELTPITGRSHQLRVHMLALGHPILGDRLYAPEEALTMRNRLQLHALKLSLFHPRTEQAITFDAPCPFI; encoded by the coding sequence ATGAGCGCAAACCCTGATTTTATTTATCTCCCCCCTATGTCACCTTACCTTGATATTATTTACCAAGATGACGATATTGTTGTCTTAAACAAAGCAAGTGGTATTTTAAGCGTGCCAGGTCGCTTACCTGAACATCAAGATTGTTTACAAAATCGTGTACAACGAGTGTTACCTACCGCAACTATCGTGCATAGGTTAGATATGGCCACATCAGGCATAATGATTATGGCGTTGAACAAACCAGCACATGTTGCTATTAGCCGTCAATTTGAGCAAAGAAAAACTCAAAAAAGCTACCTTGCCCGAGTCTGGGGTTTAGTCGAACTAAATGAAGGCAGTGTTGATTTACCATTAATATCAGACTGGCCCAATCGACCAAAGCAAAAAGTTGATCATGAGAACGGCAAAAAATCATTAACACATTATCGGGTACTTAGTCATAATGATTCAATAGATGAACAAGCTAACACCTTGCTTGAACTAACACCTATTACCGGGCGTTCTCATCAACTTAGAGTCCATATGTTAGCTTTAGGTCATCCCATTTTAGGGGATAGGCTTTATGCGCCTGAAGAAGCATTAACGATGAGAAACAGATTACAATTACATGCGTTGAAATTAAGCTTATTCCATCCAAGAACTGAACAAGCGATTACTTTTGATGCGCCGTGCCCTTTCATTTAA
- a CDS encoding DUF3530 family protein: protein MHTTSPHNVSRNKISSIPLVLFICMLTFICSPLTFAEEQKTDASAENTQKTANKVTPIKKPIELTQQYKEDLKHYLTDEQVKPLLAGPDDYLTLVKRYTSANGKGVVILLPEWQQGATNPKAINYLRNALPAKGWSTIAIQPSNKPENYPSTEITVAEQKKENQLVLKEYKSKLNSMLNAVMNTAREYPGIVLVIAQGNNAALLVDIYSQDDSQQPNALIMLSSYRQSNHALINGVNENFARQVASTELPILDLYLKHDNPLVLNKAAQRRAFSKQEMKVYYRQRQLNNTVTGYYPEEELLSQINSWLKAIGW, encoded by the coding sequence TTGCATACGACAAGTCCACATAACGTAAGTCGAAATAAAATCAGCTCAATACCATTGGTTTTATTTATCTGTATGCTTACTTTTATTTGCTCCCCCCTGACCTTTGCAGAAGAACAGAAAACTGACGCGTCAGCAGAGAATACTCAAAAGACTGCGAATAAAGTTACTCCAATAAAAAAGCCTATCGAATTAACTCAACAGTATAAAGAAGACCTTAAGCATTACCTAACAGATGAACAAGTAAAGCCATTACTCGCGGGACCTGATGATTATCTGACTTTAGTGAAAAGATATACCAGTGCGAACGGTAAAGGCGTTGTGATTTTATTACCTGAATGGCAGCAAGGCGCCACCAATCCAAAAGCTATTAATTACTTACGTAATGCCCTTCCAGCTAAAGGTTGGAGCACTATTGCCATACAGCCGAGTAATAAACCAGAGAATTATCCCTCAACGGAAATTACGGTTGCAGAACAGAAAAAAGAAAATCAATTAGTCCTCAAAGAGTATAAAAGTAAACTAAATAGCATGCTCAATGCTGTTATGAATACCGCAAGAGAGTATCCCGGCATAGTGCTAGTGATTGCTCAAGGAAATAATGCTGCCTTACTAGTCGATATATACAGCCAAGATGATAGTCAGCAGCCCAATGCACTCATCATGCTAAGTAGTTATCGACAAAGTAATCATGCACTTATTAATGGTGTAAATGAAAACTTTGCACGTCAGGTGGCTTCAACAGAATTACCTATACTCGACCTTTACCTTAAACACGATAATCCACTAGTGCTAAACAAGGCAGCACAAAGAAGGGCCTTTTCGAAGCAAGAAATGAAAGTATATTACCGCCAACGTCAGTTAAACAATACCGTTACCGGTTATTATCCAGAAGAAGAATTATTGAGCCAAATTAATAGCTGGCTAAAAGCTATTGGTTGGTAA
- the surA gene encoding peptidylprolyl isomerase SurA, translating into MKQDIKNMKYRIKALLLASSLIITTITSVQAKEELLDRVAAIVNTGVVLESEVNDLLVNIKQQAKKNNQSLPSDKALRIQVMDKLINDSLLSQMGQRMGIQISDAQLDQTLNNMAREDKLTLAQFRQQVIDEGTSYEKYRENVRIELVSGEVSRNSVRRRIFVSPQEVDNLLKVMKEQSSNNVEYHLGHILIEFPADASQEDLAAAKTRATKVVELLNDGSDFAKIAITSSGDANALKGGDLGWKNINEMPTLFSELINDKPKDTIVGPIRTGLGYSIVKVLDIRGRKVVEVEEVKASHILIKPSIILSDEKAKSLLQGFLNQIDAGEATFEELAKEHSEGPTSVRGGDLGWADPKNYDPAFTEALATMKKGGYHKPFRSSFGWHIIKLEDRRMVDATSQLNENRAYQILFNRKYGMESTRWLKETRDEAYIEIFEQDNK; encoded by the coding sequence ATAAAACAAGATATAAAAAATATGAAATATAGAATTAAAGCATTACTGTTAGCCTCTAGCCTTATTATTACTACTATCACGTCAGTGCAAGCTAAAGAAGAACTGCTTGATAGAGTAGCAGCCATTGTTAATACTGGTGTAGTACTTGAGTCTGAAGTTAACGACCTACTTGTCAATATTAAGCAACAAGCTAAAAAAAATAATCAGAGCTTACCCTCCGATAAAGCTTTACGTATTCAAGTGATGGATAAATTAATTAATGACAGCCTACTCAGTCAAATGGGTCAGCGCATGGGCATCCAAATTAGTGATGCACAACTTGACCAAACCTTAAATAACATGGCCAGAGAAGATAAATTAACTTTAGCTCAATTTCGCCAACAGGTGATTGATGAGGGTACTAGTTATGAGAAATACCGTGAGAATGTCCGCATAGAACTTGTTTCAGGTGAAGTTAGCCGTAATAGTGTTAGGCGTCGAATATTTGTTTCTCCACAAGAAGTGGACAATTTACTTAAAGTAATGAAAGAACAAAGCAGTAATAATGTCGAATATCATTTAGGCCACATCTTAATAGAATTCCCTGCGGATGCTAGCCAAGAAGATTTAGCTGCAGCTAAGACTCGCGCAACAAAGGTAGTAGAGTTACTTAATGATGGTTCAGACTTTGCTAAAATTGCAATAACCTCTTCAGGTGATGCTAACGCGTTAAAAGGTGGAGATTTAGGTTGGAAAAATATCAATGAAATGCCAACACTGTTCTCAGAACTAATTAATGATAAACCTAAAGACACTATTGTTGGCCCCATCAGAACTGGCTTAGGTTATAGCATAGTTAAAGTATTGGATATTCGCGGTAGAAAAGTAGTTGAGGTGGAAGAAGTAAAAGCTAGCCATATATTAATTAAGCCATCAATTATTTTAAGTGATGAAAAGGCCAAGAGTTTATTACAAGGATTTTTAAATCAGATAGATGCTGGAGAAGCTACCTTTGAAGAGTTAGCTAAAGAACATTCTGAAGGGCCAACGTCAGTTCGCGGTGGAGATTTAGGCTGGGCAGATCCTAAGAACTATGACCCTGCTTTTACAGAAGCACTCGCAACCATGAAAAAAGGTGGCTACCATAAACCATTTCGTTCTTCTTTTGGCTGGCATATTATTAAGTTAGAAGATCGCCGTATGGTTGACGCCACTTCACAATTGAACGAAAACCGTGCTTATCAAATTCTTTTTAATCGTAAATATGGTATGGAAAGTACCCGTTGGTTAAAAGAAACACGCGATGAAGCTTATATTGAAATATTTGAACAGGATAACAAGTAA